From Streptomyces griseorubiginosus, one genomic window encodes:
- a CDS encoding NAD(P)/FAD-dependent oxidoreductase, whose product MTETYEVIVIGGGAAGLSAALVLGRSRRRTLVVDAGEPRNAPAAHMQGFLTRDGMPPAEFLAIGREEIKAYGVELVRDSVVDLAPGFAVTLASGRVLRARRLVVATGLKDELPDVPGVAERFGRDVLHCPYCHGWEVRDQAFGVLATSPLSVHQALMVSQWSKDVTFFLHRVAESDLSADDLRRLAAAGVEVVPGEVAGLVVTDDRLSAVRLKDGTTHARQVVFTAPRAVPRNGLLERLGAELTETPFGACPVVDATGQTSVPGVWAAGNAMGFGEQVINAAAGGYRAGATINGDLLMADLDAAAGV is encoded by the coding sequence ATGACCGAGACATACGAAGTGATCGTCATCGGCGGTGGCGCCGCCGGACTGTCCGCCGCACTCGTCCTGGGCCGCTCCCGCCGTCGCACGCTGGTCGTCGACGCGGGGGAGCCGCGCAACGCGCCCGCCGCGCACATGCAGGGCTTCCTCACCCGGGACGGCATGCCGCCCGCCGAGTTCCTGGCGATCGGCCGCGAGGAGATCAAGGCGTACGGCGTCGAGCTGGTCCGCGACAGCGTGGTGGACCTCGCCCCGGGCTTCGCCGTGACCCTGGCGAGCGGACGCGTGCTCCGGGCCCGGCGCCTGGTGGTGGCGACCGGCCTGAAGGACGAGCTGCCCGACGTCCCCGGCGTCGCCGAGCGCTTCGGCAGGGACGTGCTGCACTGCCCGTACTGCCACGGCTGGGAGGTCCGCGACCAGGCCTTCGGCGTGCTCGCCACGAGCCCGCTCAGCGTGCACCAGGCACTGATGGTCTCCCAGTGGTCGAAGGACGTGACGTTCTTCCTGCACAGGGTCGCCGAGTCCGACCTCTCGGCCGACGACCTGCGCAGACTGGCCGCGGCCGGGGTCGAGGTGGTGCCCGGTGAGGTCGCCGGGCTGGTGGTGACGGACGACCGGCTGAGCGCCGTACGTCTGAAGGACGGGACCACCCATGCGCGGCAGGTCGTCTTCACTGCGCCTCGGGCCGTCCCGCGAAACGGTCTGCTGGAGCGGCTCGGGGCCGAACTGACCGAGACCCCGTTCGGCGCGTGCCCGGTCGTCGACGCGACGGGGCAGACCTCCGTGCCGGGTGTGTGGGCCGCGGGCAACGCGATGGGCTTCGGCGAGCAGGTGATCAACGCGGCGGCGGGCGGTTACCGGGCCGGGGCCACGATCAACGGGGATCTGCTGATGGCGGACCTCGACGCGGCCGCCGGGGTGTAG
- a CDS encoding dolichyl-phosphate-mannose--protein mannosyltransferase: protein MTSSHTTSSSLAEGTRTPAQPVNWQDRLRRHGYTVRPVTGVRERLVPRFPKPSLWDWLGPVLVTAVAGVIRFWHLGRPRAVIFDETYYAKDAWSLLRLGYEGTWPDRKIADPQLLAHPQVVSLSDTGVFVAHPPTGKWVIALGEWMFGLTPFGWRFMTAALGTLSVLMLCRIGRRLFRSTLLGCLAGALLAVDGLHVVMSRTALLDLVVMFFVLAAFGCLLVDRDHARARLAAALPVGADGRARPDEHTGDHAGTGLRPWRLGAGVFLGLAASTKWNGLYVLVFFAVLTVLWDVGSRRVTGSRRPYLAVLNKDLGWSLLSLVPVAVLTYLATWTGWFLSDDGYGRHWADGRGGTWSWIPAPLRSLWHYEQGVYDFNVGLHTPHKYDSNPWSWLVQGRPVLFDYQSPKPGQEGCRTAVDCSQTVLALGTPLLWWSAVGALAYLLFRWALRRDWRAGAILCGVGAGYLPWFLYQDRTIFSFYAVVFVPFLCLAVAMTVGAILGPSGSDLRRRTLGAVAAGTLVLLIAWNFIYFFPLYTGQTIPYADWHSRMWLDTWI from the coding sequence GTGACGAGCAGCCACACGACCAGTTCCTCCCTCGCCGAGGGCACCCGCACGCCGGCGCAGCCCGTGAACTGGCAGGACCGGCTTCGACGGCACGGGTACACGGTCCGCCCGGTGACCGGGGTCCGTGAACGCCTCGTCCCGCGCTTCCCGAAGCCTTCGCTGTGGGACTGGCTGGGGCCGGTGCTCGTCACCGCCGTGGCCGGGGTGATCCGCTTCTGGCACCTCGGCCGGCCCCGGGCGGTGATCTTCGACGAGACGTACTACGCCAAGGACGCCTGGTCCCTGCTCCGGCTGGGCTACGAAGGCACCTGGCCGGACCGCAAGATCGCCGACCCGCAGCTCCTCGCCCACCCCCAGGTCGTCTCGCTCTCCGACACGGGAGTCTTCGTCGCGCACCCGCCGACCGGCAAGTGGGTCATCGCCCTCGGCGAGTGGATGTTCGGCCTCACCCCCTTCGGCTGGCGCTTCATGACGGCGGCCCTCGGCACCCTGTCGGTGCTCATGCTGTGCCGCATCGGGCGCCGGCTGTTCCGTTCGACCCTGCTGGGCTGCCTGGCCGGCGCGCTCCTCGCGGTGGACGGGCTGCACGTGGTGATGAGCCGGACCGCCCTGCTGGACCTCGTCGTCATGTTCTTCGTCCTGGCGGCGTTCGGCTGTCTGCTGGTCGACCGGGACCACGCACGGGCCCGCCTCGCGGCCGCCCTGCCGGTCGGCGCGGACGGCCGCGCGCGCCCGGACGAGCACACCGGCGACCACGCCGGAACGGGGCTGCGCCCCTGGCGGCTCGGCGCGGGCGTCTTCCTGGGCCTGGCCGCCTCCACCAAGTGGAACGGCCTGTACGTCCTGGTCTTCTTCGCGGTCCTGACCGTGCTGTGGGACGTCGGCTCCCGCCGCGTGACCGGCTCCCGCCGCCCGTACCTGGCCGTGCTGAACAAGGACCTCGGCTGGTCCCTGCTCTCCCTGGTGCCGGTCGCCGTGCTGACCTATCTGGCGACCTGGACCGGCTGGTTCCTGTCCGACGACGGCTACGGACGCCACTGGGCCGACGGCCGCGGCGGCACCTGGTCCTGGATCCCCGCCCCGCTGCGCAGCCTGTGGCACTACGAACAGGGCGTGTACGACTTCAACGTGGGCCTGCACACCCCGCACAAGTACGACTCGAACCCCTGGAGCTGGCTGGTCCAGGGCCGCCCGGTGCTGTTCGACTACCAGTCGCCGAAACCGGGCCAGGAGGGCTGCCGTACGGCGGTCGACTGCTCCCAGACGGTCCTCGCCCTCGGCACCCCGCTGCTGTGGTGGTCGGCCGTCGGCGCCCTCGCGTACCTGCTCTTCCGATGGGCGCTGCGCCGCGACTGGCGGGCCGGGGCGATCCTGTGCGGGGTGGGCGCCGGCTACCTGCCCTGGTTCCTGTACCAGGACCGCACGATCTTCTCCTTCTACGCCGTCGTCTTCGTGCCGTTCCTGTGCCTGGCGGTGGCGATGACGGTCGGCGCGATCCTGGGCCCGTCCGGCTCCGACCTCAGGCGGCGCACCCTGGGCGCGGTCGCCGCGGGCACCCTCGTCCTGCTCATCGCCTGGAACTTCATCTACTTCTTCCCGCTCTACACCGGGCAGACGATCCCGTACGCCGACTGGCACTCCCGGATGTGGCTGGACACCTGGATCTGA
- a CDS encoding NUDIX domain-containing protein translates to MRTSAGLLLFRHAENGLEVLLGHMGGPFFARRDAGAWTVPKGEYEPESESAWDAARREFQEELGLPPPVGEAVHLGEVRQTNGKVVTAWAIEADLDPATVVPGVFSMEWPPKSGRIQEFPELDRVEWFGLERARAVIVKAQAAFLDRLAEHSA, encoded by the coding sequence GTGAGGACGAGCGCGGGCCTGCTGTTGTTCCGGCACGCCGAGAACGGCCTGGAGGTGTTGCTGGGCCATATGGGTGGCCCCTTCTTCGCGCGCCGGGACGCCGGGGCGTGGACGGTCCCGAAGGGTGAGTACGAGCCGGAGTCGGAGTCGGCCTGGGACGCGGCCCGGCGGGAGTTCCAGGAGGAGCTCGGGCTGCCGCCGCCCGTCGGGGAGGCCGTACACCTGGGCGAGGTGCGGCAGACGAACGGCAAGGTCGTCACGGCGTGGGCGATCGAGGCGGACCTCGATCCGGCGACCGTGGTGCCGGGGGTGTTCAGCATGGAGTGGCCGCCGAAGTCCGGCCGTATCCAGGAGTTCCCGGAGCTGGACCGGGTGGAGTGGTTCGGGCTGGAGCGGGCCCGGGCCGTGATCGTGAAGGCGCAGGCCGCGTTTCTGGACCGGCTGGCTGAGCACTCGGCCTGA
- a CDS encoding XRE family transcriptional regulator — protein sequence MTTDDVLAEVGPRLRRLRKDREVTLAALSRSTGISVSTLSRLESGLRKPSLELLLPIAQAHQVPLDELVGAPQVGDPRVRSAPLERHGRTFWPLTRQPGGLQAFKVLVPRREEEPEPRTHEGYEWLYVLAGRLRVVLGEHDVVMTAGEAAEFDTRVPHWFGSTGEGPAEFLSLFGPQGERMHVRARPRKA from the coding sequence ATGACTACCGATGACGTTCTCGCGGAGGTCGGGCCCCGGCTGCGGCGGCTGAGGAAGGACCGGGAGGTGACCCTCGCGGCACTGTCCCGGTCGACGGGGATCTCCGTGAGCACCCTGTCCCGCCTGGAGTCCGGCCTGCGCAAGCCCAGCCTGGAACTGCTGCTGCCCATCGCGCAGGCCCATCAGGTGCCGCTCGACGAACTGGTCGGCGCCCCGCAGGTCGGCGATCCCCGGGTGCGGTCCGCGCCACTCGAACGGCACGGGCGCACCTTCTGGCCGCTCACCCGGCAGCCGGGCGGCCTCCAGGCCTTCAAGGTGCTGGTGCCGCGCCGGGAGGAGGAGCCGGAGCCGCGCACCCACGAGGGCTACGAGTGGCTGTATGTGCTCGCGGGGCGGCTGAGGGTGGTGCTCGGGGAGCACGACGTGGTGATGACGGCGGGGGAGGCGGCGGAGTTCGACACCCGGGTGCCGCACTGGTTCGGCTCGACGGGAGAGGGACCCGCGGAGTTCCTCAGCCTCTTCGGACCGCAGGGCGAGCGGATGCACGTCCGCGCGCGGCCCCGGAAGGCGTGA
- a CDS encoding ATP-dependent DNA ligase, whose product MLLARLAQVSQEVAATSARSQKIALLAELFREAEPDDVPIVIPYLAGRLPQGRLGVGWKVLSRPVAPSAEPTLTVREVDTLLGALGKVAGTGSQAERTRLVGELMGAATEDEQRFLFGLISGEVRQGALDAVAIEGLARATEAPPADVRRAVMLAGSLQTVAEALLTDGPPALERFRLTVGRPVLPMLAHSASSVAEAVEKLGVCAVEEKLDGIRVQIHRDGDVVRLYTRTLDDITDRLPELTAAALELRGERFILDGEVIAFDEDGRPRSFQETAGRVGSRVDVSTAAEAVPVSPVFFDALSVDGQDLLDLPFAERHAELARLVPEPMRVRRALVSGPDEIPAAEEFLAETLKRGHEGVVVKSLDAPYSAGRRGASWLKVKPVHTLDLVVLAAEWGHGRRTGKLSNLHLGARTADGGFAMLGKTFKGMTDAMLTWQTERLQELAVESSGYVVTVRPELVVEIAYDGLQRSTRYPAGVTLRFARVVRYREDKRPEEADTVETLLAAHPEVKP is encoded by the coding sequence ATGCTGCTTGCCCGACTGGCACAGGTGTCCCAGGAGGTCGCCGCGACCTCGGCGCGCTCCCAGAAGATCGCGCTGCTCGCGGAGCTGTTCCGGGAGGCCGAGCCGGACGACGTGCCGATCGTCATCCCGTACCTCGCGGGACGGCTCCCGCAGGGCCGGCTCGGCGTCGGCTGGAAGGTGCTGAGCCGCCCGGTCGCGCCGTCCGCCGAGCCGACCCTGACCGTCCGCGAGGTGGACACGCTGCTCGGCGCGCTCGGCAAGGTCGCGGGCACCGGCTCGCAGGCCGAACGGACCCGGCTGGTCGGGGAGTTGATGGGCGCGGCCACCGAGGACGAACAGCGGTTCCTGTTCGGGCTGATCAGCGGGGAGGTGCGGCAGGGCGCCCTGGACGCGGTCGCCATCGAGGGGCTCGCCCGGGCGACGGAGGCACCGCCCGCCGACGTCCGCCGTGCCGTGATGCTCGCCGGTTCCCTCCAGACGGTCGCCGAGGCCCTGCTCACCGACGGTCCGCCCGCCCTGGAGCGTTTCCGCCTCACGGTCGGCCGCCCGGTGCTGCCGATGCTGGCGCACAGCGCCTCCTCGGTGGCCGAGGCGGTCGAGAAGCTCGGCGTGTGCGCGGTCGAGGAGAAGCTGGACGGCATCCGCGTCCAGATCCACCGCGACGGCGATGTCGTACGGCTGTACACCCGCACCCTCGACGACATCACCGACCGGCTGCCCGAACTGACGGCCGCCGCGCTGGAGTTGAGGGGTGAGCGGTTCATCCTGGACGGTGAGGTGATCGCCTTCGACGAGGACGGGCGGCCGCGTTCCTTCCAGGAGACGGCGGGCCGGGTCGGCTCCCGCGTGGACGTGTCGACGGCCGCCGAGGCGGTCCCCGTCTCCCCCGTCTTCTTCGACGCGCTGTCGGTCGACGGCCAAGATCTCCTCGACCTGCCGTTCGCCGAACGGCACGCGGAGCTGGCCCGGCTGGTGCCGGAGCCGATGCGGGTGCGGCGGGCGCTGGTGTCGGGACCGGACGAGATCCCGGCGGCGGAGGAGTTCCTCGCCGAGACCTTGAAGCGCGGGCACGAGGGTGTGGTCGTGAAGTCCCTCGACGCGCCCTACAGCGCGGGCCGGCGCGGCGCGTCCTGGCTGAAGGTCAAGCCCGTGCACACCCTGGACCTGGTGGTGCTGGCCGCCGAGTGGGGCCACGGCCGCCGCACCGGCAAGCTCTCCAACCTGCACCTGGGCGCCCGCACTGCCGACGGCGGCTTCGCGATGCTCGGCAAGACCTTCAAGGGCATGACCGACGCGATGCTCACCTGGCAGACCGAACGGCTCCAGGAGCTGGCGGTGGAGAGCAGCGGCTATGTGGTGACGGTACGGCCCGAACTGGTCGTGGAGATCGCCTACGACGGCCTCCAGCGGTCGACCCGCTATCCGGCCGGGGTCACCCTGCGGTTCGCCCGCGTGGTCCGCTACCGGGAGGACAAGCGGCCCGAGGAGGCCGACACCGTGGAGACGCTGCTGGCCGCGCACCCCGAGGTGAAGCCGTGA